In Oreochromis aureus strain Israel breed Guangdong linkage group 22, ZZ_aureus, whole genome shotgun sequence, the genomic window AAGAAGACCAGCTGCTACTGTGAGAATAAACAGTGGGAATcctaaacatttattttttaaatgcttgtatataataataattgtgTCTCTTTGGTTCCAAATATGTAAGGTGTTACAGCTGTTAATAACAGTTGGTTATCTATTTTTGGCCTCACATTTGGGGAGATGTATGGATAGATGGATCGACTTTTAGCCTTTTAacctgcttcacctgcacaTCTGTGTTTTACTGAGCAGAGACACCCTCTGGCATGATGATCGCCATTATCACTgcagtggttgttgttgtttttgctgtcGTTGGATTTGCTGtttacaaaaagaagaaaggtgAGAGATTCAAAGCAGCTGAGCAGATTCTCTAATACAGATTGCAAAACTAAACTTCTTTGCCATTCTAAAATATCTGGTTTCCTCTTTATTTCAGAAAAAGATACTGAACCATGTGAGTAAACTATTTGTCTTTGTTACTCTGGGTTTCAATGATACTGCATGTAAAAGCCAGTTCAAGATTAGCAGGACTGACAGTGTGTTTTTGAAATTACAGCTCCGGGAAACACCTCTGAACTTGAGAACTTGAGATCTTGATCTCTGAATCCAGAggccacataaaaaaaaacatgttgggaCCAAAGACGATTACtggtcattttattatttttattaattacatTTCTTATATTTCTGGTGTTTTTCTGATGAGGATGTATTCATTATGTTGTTGCTGAAGAATTCAAACCTGATTAGTGATTACTAAACACTTTCTAAACTGTAATTTTCATTAAGCCTTTAGTAGCAAAAGGAATTCATTTTAGTTGAATGACGTTGTTTCATGAATACAAACAATATTTTAGTTTTCAGTCTGAAGATTTAGATTTCACAAAGACAGAGCCATCCTTAAATTCTTAAATACAATCCATTAACACTGTCCATTCTCCTGCATCATCTAGAAACCTGTGTTGATATTCAGTGATTTGctctacatttattttgttcCTACCTGTCAAACAGGAACTTGGTCCACTGCTTTCAGTCAGATCATTCAGAACATAATATAGCTCTCCAGTggtatgcagatgacacacagttATAAATCTTTACTTCATCAGTGTTGGCTGTCTTGTTAACCTCTTTAGTTGTTTGAACAATGTCAGATGTAAATTATTGGCTTCAAAAATCAAAGTTACCTTGGTTTATtgatcaaaaacatttttaaatctaGTAGAAATCTGGGAGTTGTTTTGGATAATGACTGGTACTTCAATGCTCACATAAAAATTATGTTCACTCATGTTTCAGCCAAATATAAAGATCTTCAGAATTTTATCTGAAGATAAAATTATCTAcatgcattcattttttttcaccttgaCTTTAAATCACTTTGTTCTGGCATCAGTGAGGAGGACTCCATGTCAGGGGCCTGGCAGAACCCTGGGTCAAAGACCCAGGGTTCTGTGttattttgtattgttttcCTTGTTTGTCAGTTCATGAGCTATTCTCAAATTTAGGGTTTAGTTGAgtaattttgtattttaggATTATTTATGAAGCAATGCTAAGTcttagtattattatttattgccTTGAATTGTAGTATAGTTTAGGTCCTTGTCTCCTCAGTTATAAATCTCTTCATGTCCCCTAGTGTAGGCCTGTCCTGGTCTTCTGTGTCATGtattctctgtctgtgtgttctcATGTTGTCTAGTGCGGCTCGTGTCTGCATGTTTTcctctttattttgaaagtctcgTTTCCGTGTGTTTAGTTTACACTTCTCCTGTGGTGTCATTATGGTCTATTGTGAcagctgtttcctcatgtgttTCCAACTACCCTTGTATgaatttagtctgtgtgtttccgtTCAATCATCGTCAGGTCGTCTGTGTTTTCCCCGTCATGTCGTCTAGGTCTCACATATTTGCATGACTTTTGTTTCGGGCATGTTCACGTGTCTAGCTCATGTTTATATTTCATAGTCTCTTTCATGCCCGTAAAAGTATCATGTTCATAGTCTTCATTGTTCAGTCATAGTTGTCAATTCTAGTTATTTCCCAGTCTAGGTCTTAGTTTAATTTTGTTCTTATTACCTCTCGcctttgttttggtttcatctTGTATCAGCCTAAATAAAAtggctcgctttttgttaacaACTTAGCTCCGTCTCCTCCAGTatctgcgtttgggtcctgtTCACTAACACACCGGCGCACCCCGCTGTGACACTCCAGCTTCTGCCTAAAgtcaaaacttttctttttgccaaAGCATaaagttagggctggatcaggtgaccctgaatcctcccttagttatgctgcaataggtgtaggctgccggggattccatgatgcattgagtatttctttttcagtcacctttctcactcactctgtgttaatagacctctctgcctTATCCTGTTTTCcgtctctcaccccaaccggtcgcagcagatggcccctcccctccctgagcctggttctggtggaggtttcttcctgttaaaagggagtttttccttcccactgtcgccaaagtgcttgctcatagggtatcatatgattgttgggtttttctctatatgtattattgtagggtctaccttacaatatgaagcgccttgaggcgactgttgttgtgatttggcactgtaaaaataaaattgaattaaatattaCAATGCCGTGAGAGATTAATATTAGCTGTTAAactacactggctgcctgttcacttgtgtattgttttttgttttttttttaaatttcattatttttaaaacattcaaTGTGTTGAGTTCTTCTGATTGTTTTGACATGACATGAAGATGTTTTGTGGTCTAAGCTTGTTAAACAGAGGTGACTGACCCTTTGGCAATACTGCTCCCAAATGCCATCGAAGTCAGACTGACTCCATCATTAATGCTTCATAAATCTACTCCTAAaagatttgttttcatttgcttttgtattttgttttgttttgtttttggtttttcatattttttttacttgttcAGTGAAGTATTTTGCAGCTAAGAGTTTAGAGAAGTGCCAAAGAAGGCACAAACACATTATCGCACAAACCTTTTTGAATTGTGTTCATCTTCAGTCAAAAACCAACACAAAATTTGACATACTTGAATTGTacctcagatacaggaggaacaatgcggttatCCTCCTGGtcatggaacactggaccagctctttaccaTCTCGAGAATACTTGAGGGTCCATGGGactttgcccaaccagtctacatgtgttttgttgaCTTGGAGAAGACAGAGTCTTCTCTGAGTGACCGTGTCCCTCagagtgtcctgtgggaggtgcttcagaagtatggggtgtctggcctgTTGCTACGGGCCATTTGATCCTTATAAAACCTTTGTAAGCGCTTGGTCTGCATAGCAGCAATAAGTTGGACTCATGTCAGTGGGTGTTGGACTGctctttgtcactgattctgttcataatttttatacacagaatttctaggcatagCCAAGTGGTAGAAGGCTTCCACTTGGGTGGTCTCTTTTTTTGCAGAttatgtggttctgttggcttcattagGTGGCAGCCTCCAGCTTGCAATGGAGCAGTTTGCAGCTGAGTATGAAGTAGCGGAAATGAAagtcagcacctccaaatctgagcccatggtcctcagctgcaaaagtgtGGAGTCCCCACTCCAGGTcagggcactccacccttttccaggactaagtgcccactccaggtcagGGACGAGCctctgccccaagtggaggagtttaagtatctcggggacTTGTTCACAAATTAAAGGGAATGGGGAGTGGGAGATTGACAGATTGGTGCTGTGGCTTCAGTAATGCGGACGCTGTACTGGTCCATCATGgtaaaaagagagctgagtgtaaaagggaagctctcaatttaccagtcGATCTAAGTCCCTACCCTGGCAAGAGGAGGTGGCCAGGAGagagaggtctgggcttctctggtTAGGCTGCCGCCTAGGaaaatgcatggatggatggaaacacTTCAACACTTTTTACACAGTTAATATGCttaataaatacttttttaaaccACTAAGATGATGGACTACATagactgcatataaaagatCGACATAACCACAATGACATTTCCCAGAAGTTAGTGGTATGAAATTATATTTCATTGTTCCCGCAATAGAGACAAAATATTATCTAATCTTAGTAAAGTCCTTGAATCCGCAACCTGAGGATTTTGGCCATCTTGGTGTTTTTAgaatgaggatgatgagagaGGGGTGCTAAGAACAGAGCGCACTTATACGGAAATGATTTGCCAAATAGAAGGAACAATGAATATCATGTTGTAAAACTTGTGATAAACATAGTGACTAAGACCATAAACTTATCAAGAAACTGTTCACTGAGATCACAGTTCAAGGTAGCTATTTCATCATCTGCCAAAGATGTACTACAGTCAGATGAGTCTCCCTCCATTAAAACAATGCaggcatttatatttttttgctcCAGGTTCTGAATGGttttgttgatttattttttcccttcttagaggtgcagcagttggtgATCCATTGTGCTTTTCtcccctgttttttttccttttttccttccaCCTATCAGCTTAGACATTGCCATATTATACatatgttttaaaaacagaaataacactaatagaaatgaatgaataaacatataaaattaACACACGAACCAGAGGAGTCAAAGGAGAATTTATAGAGCTCATCTTGGAGAGACCAAACTGGGAGAGATTAGAAACTAAACTAACAAGCAGAACACACAGCCAAGGGAGAACACAACGCTGGACAAAGCGCAGACACTAATCATACGAGGGACTCAGGGCAAAAAGGAAATAACTGGGGAACACGGCTGGCAACTTACAGACGGGACAggtggaagcaaaactgaacatgacGCACACCAGACAGGAGACtattaaagtaaaacagtatgggGAACACACACACTAAGACACAGACTGACGCAACCCAGAGAAAagcaggagagagagtgagtgatgAGAGAGCAAGGGACAAGATAGGGCAAGAGAAACctgacagagacacacaaacagagacatGACTGGGAAAACAGGCAACTAGATGAACATGAAGACACGACAGACTTCACAGGAAGGCACATATAATGCTGGGGGAGGACACATGGGGAGGCAAGGAAACAGAAGTATGAATAATACTAAATAATAAACAAGGGCTAGGAACTAGAAGTTGAAACTCAGAAGGCTCTCTAAACTGAACATCAGAATCTCAATatactgcaaaaaacaaaataaaaaccttaGCAAACTCAAAAAACTGGGTCAAAGatccaggaccatgacagctgacacctccaCATTTGCTTCATGTGACAGATGTGTCTGCTATGCATACACTGTAAACCCAGATTTTGTTTCTAGTTAAACTTCTGAGTGATCATTACTTATACTGTTATGTTTTGTAAAAACCTGCTATCATTACTAAACAACATTAGTTAATTGTACTTTTTAGCTGAAATAGTAAGTGCCACTAATCCGGTTTAGTAGAATTAACttggtgtgtttagttttataaCAAAGGGGAGGGGCCTAATTCAAAACTTCACTGGGCGCCCCACAAGGCCTCTGCAACGGATTCAACGCGGACTCTGCGGGAGGGAAGAAAGCAGACTGTTGCCGACATTTTCTCAGCAGCATTGAACGCCTTGAACGGTTAGTATGTAAAATAAGTAGTATAAATATCTTTGTTGGAACATGCAACACCAAAAAGCTTGGAGGTATTTTTGACGCTGTCACTTACTGTACGGTTTAAACTTGGTGCATATCGGTAATATATAGGCTACTTATTGCTAGCTAGAGTCCATCTATTATTGTCAGCAGAATAATAAAGTTAGATTTagtcagtttaatttgtcaACCACAATTACTTTGATATATAGGGTAACATAAGtttatatttgctgaatcaacGATTTAGAACACTATGATGACCCAGGTCAGAAACTCAGAACACGATGTCTTAGAGAAAtgattaacattaaaaaatgtaacaacgttaaaaaacaacattgttaGACAAACTTTCTTGTGGCCTTCTGAAGTGttctttaatttttcacaaCTCTGCTTGGCTTGTTATCAACTTTTACACATACTGCCACCTttcatttttaacataaaaGGTCTTAAAAGACTAACTAACCTGTAGGAACTCTGTTCTCGTTCTCCCTCACTCTCTCTTACCTATTTACGTGCCAGTTTTATGGTAACACATATATTTTGGTTCTATTACTTTTTGTGTTATACAGCAATATTATTTTGGTCTGatagttttcttgttttatgttttacagaTCCTTGTGTTGTGAAGATGCTGTGGAAGTGTAAGTATTGTGAGTTTATGTGTGAGAAAAGGGGTTACCTTTTAAAACATTACCGGTTAAAACACGGAAACTATGGAAGAACAGCCCCATTTCCCTGCTTACACCAAGAATGTGTGTGCACATTCAACTCCATGAATGCACTCAAGGTTCACTTAGCAAAGATCCACCAAAAACCCAGGTTCCACAGCCAATATATACTGCACAAGTAACCTTTCAGTGTCAGTCATGTGACTTTTCTGCACCCTGCACAGAAGCAGTCTTCCTCACTCACTTGCGCAGTACACATTTGAAGGTAAATCACAGAGTCCAGTGTCCATTTAATGGCTGCAACTTTCACACCAGTGTGTATTCTACATTTAATGCACACAGAAGTAAAGAGCACAGAACACTCGACTGGAGGATGTTCAGGCCGGAAATTGTTGCTGGTAATGTAACTAATGAAATGGCACAAGAATATCACGAGCCTCCCAATGACACCTCCGAATCGGAAGACAATGAGGACTCTACCAATGAAGATCTtcatgatttagaaaaacagctgGAGCACAATCTTGCTGCTCTTTTTAAAAGATGCAAACAGTGCTACACATTccagaaaatacagtacaagAAGTTATAAAACAGCTGCTACAGATTTGTGAACTAGCCCAGCCACTGCTGCATAATGCAGTCAAGGAAATTCTCAAACCACATACAAATGTGGAAGATTCTGTTGTGGAAGAATTAGTAAGGGCTGCTGAAAAGGGTAATGTAATGATGAAATTCTGTGGCAAGAATGGCCCCTTATCAACTACAAAAAGGAGAGCAGCATATGTGAATAAAAACTTTACAGAGGTTAAACCAGTAGAGTACCTTattgaaagaggaaaaaaaatgtagtgcTGTATATGTACCTTTGCATCCAATGCTACAGAAGATGTTGAGTAGGGCAGACATTTTGGATAAAGCTCTTTCCATCCAAAAGCATGTGCAACATGAGTACAGTTCATACAGAGATGGTACATACTGTAATGAAAATGACCTCCTTAAAGGGGATGAATTCAAAATCGCTGTTGGACTATATACAGATGATTTTGAAGTGTCCAACCCTTTGGGAACATCtagaaagaaacacaaaatgagtGCAGTGTATTGGGTGATAGCTAATGTCCCATCAAAGTACAGATCCACACTCCACTCCATCCAGCTTGCTGTCTTGTGTAAAGCCTCTTATGTGAAAGAATTTGGCTATGCAAAATTCTCCACCCACTCATTCAAGATCTAGCTTCTTTGGAGCAACATGGTGTCTATGTTGAGAAGTTGGGAGAATGTGTTAAAGGGACAGTTGTATATGTGGCTGCAGATAACCTGGCTGCTCATTCTCTGGCAGGATTCTTCGAAAGCTTTTACGGTGGACAGATTCTGCAGGTTCTGCATGGCAACAAGGGACGAGATGCAAGCCAAAGAGGTAAATTCAGGTGCTTTTGAACCCCGCACTATTGATGCTCACAATCAGCAGGTGCAGGAGGTAAAGCAGGATCCTACTAAGGCAAAACAATATGGTGTTAAAGGAGAGTGTGTACTGACTGATGGTCTGGAGCATTTTCACGTTGTCCATGGGTATCCCCCGACATCCTCCATGACCTTTTGGAAGGATTGTTCCTGTTGAGCTATCACTCTGCATTTCAAACAtgatttctaaaaatattttacCATAGACACACTGAACTATGCTATAAAAGCTTTTGAATATGCCTTTGATGACAAAACTGACCAGCCTCAGCCAATTTCCCACAGCTTCTCTACCAAAGGGACCATTGGTGGCAATGGCCATGAGAACTGGGCTCTACTTAGGCTGCTCCCACTTATCATTGGCCATAAAGTCCCTGAGGGAGACGATGCATGGAACATTTTACTGCTCCTAAAAGAGATTGTTGAGTTGGCTGTTGCAACAAAGCACACTGAAGAGTCAGTACATTTCCTTGACTGCAAAGTGTCAGAACACAGAGAATTGTTGCAAACAACATTCCCAGATTTTAGATTACGGCCAAAACATCACTACCTCGAGCATTACCCGAGCTGATCAAAGCATTTGGTCCCCTTTCAGACGTTTGGACAATGCGATTTGAGGGAAACACAAATTCTTCAAACGGGTCATACGTAATGCCCACAACTTCAAAAATGTAGCTCTGACATTGGCTGTTAAGCATCAGAAAATGATGGCTTACTATTTGGACACAAGTTCATTTTTCAGGCCATCAGTTGAAATGGACAAGGTCACTACAGCATCAATCAGATCTTATCCTGAGGATGTCCAACAGGTTTTCTGCCGGAAAGTTCCTCAGCTCACATCAGTGCTTGTTGCATCATCAGTCTCTGTAGATGGAGTTACATATCGTTCTGGCATGATAGTCTCTGTTGGTTCATGCGCTGGGCTACCTTCATTTAGGCAGATCAAACAGATAGTGGCACTCAACACCGAGATCCTGTTTATTTGTAATGAGATGACTGCTTGGTACCACGAGCATCTGAGGTCTTTTGAACTCATCTGTGACAGCAGGAACCCCTCTCTGTGTGTGGTGCAGCTGAAAGATCTAAATGATGTGTTCCTCTTCCAGCATACACATATGGTCAACATTTAGTAGTGACCCTCAAGCGTCATATTATATGCTAAAAGCAAAAGTGTGGTTTCTGCAATCAGTCTAGACTGTAAGGTTTTTGTCTAATTTTAGAGCTCATGatgaaatatataataatacagTCTGAGAAgggttttatatttttcataaatGTCTGACTATTTTagtaaatgtttttcttgtaCATTTGAGTAGGGGGCTTCTATAGAAATAGACTAAAAATGGAATTACCACTTAAATCTCAGGATAAATCATAATTTTCTTATCTTACATAGAACACCAAGACAAACAACAAAGTCATGtaccacacagacacaagcaacaccaacaaaaacaacacacatttATTGGATGTACAACTTCAATCTCATGGACATCCatagttttttccccctctggaTAGTACTCATAACTTGTTTCTGTGTTGGTGATAGTTCAGcttgttcagtgttttccaaagccCAGTATGATGCTCTCAAATATTTTGACTTGAAATCATAAACACTTCTATCATTTAAGTTATCTTAATTATTTTCATAGTGATGTTTcttctgaaggaaaaaaaagtgtactGAATTTAGGCAACAAATGCATTAATCAACTATTTTTGTGATGCACATAGTGATTGTTTAGCCGTTAAATTCCTTTTTTTATATGTAAAGTTATATTCTAATTGTTGTTTCTATTTCCAAGATGACTGCAAACCAGAAAATGACCATGAGAGTCATTCTAACAGAGGCAGATATAAGGAAAGTCATCCTACATTCAAGGCCTTCTACAGTAAAAGACTTGATAACCAAGCTTCGAGAGTCACTGGGACTTCAATACAACTTCAGTCTCCAATTCCAAGACCCTGAATTCAATAATGAACTATGTAATCTAACAGATCTTCAAGAACTTCCAGAAAAACCAACCATTAAAGTCCTGCCTGTCTTTGACCTGGTGCCTGTCTCATCTGATGACGTCTTTAGCGACACAAGTACTGCAGATACAGAGATACTCTCACATTCACCTCAGGATCGACGTGAACCATGGCCAGAATTTTTTGACATTCCAACATTTTCTGTTGATGTGGAGTATAGACTGAGGCAAGCAGATTTGCTGTTTATGAGTGAAGGAACACACCTTAAGGTCTCAAAAGAGCTGAAACATGAGATACTAGAGAGACTGGCAGAAAGCATGTATAGCTACACAGCATACCCAACTGCTGCTCAGTTTGAAAGTGTTGCAACAGCACTGATAAACAAACACCCCTGTCTCCAGGAGCGAGGCTCTGTCACTCGCTGTTGTGGTTGGAAAAATAGTCTAAAGCATAAAATGGGAAATTATAGAACAAAGCGCAGGCAATCAGGATGCCTTGATGTTGCAGTAAATGCCGGTAAGCGGGGAAGGCATTCATCAGATGGACAACCAGCAAACAAGCGGataaaaaaggcaaagaaaggtGAAATCAACTACTTGCCCAACTTTCCGGATGGATTTGATCAAGCTGCCCTGGAAGAGGCCCGTAAGGACTTGGCTGATGAAATGCAGAAGAGAACCCCAAATGGacttcttgtaaaacaaaagaTGGATCAGACTTTGCTTTGAGAAGAAAAGAGGTTGTGGACTCTGAACCCCCCATAAACATGATGGTGAAACGCTGGCCTGCCCTCTTCACAGAAGATCAGGTATGTTCACAAAAGCAAAGATAACTAATAACTATCTGTGTTTTATATAATGTGCCTAGATGTCGATTTCTTTTGACCCCTTTAAGGAAAACATGGATGACTTTAATGTGGAGCATGTCGTTTATACATAGAAACATCAAAACTTAAAATTCCACAAAATGACATTCATGGCTGTTTCTCCAGCTCTACTTTGCAGATGGCTTGTCTTGTACAGGTTGGTTATGTTAAGTGCTTttttttactctctctctctttctgtattTTCAGGTGTTCATGGAGTTCAGCAGGATTGTGGGCAAGAACCTCAAGCAGCAATTTTATGAGAACATCGATCGGCACAGTCCTCGTTTCCTTGAGTTATTTCGTTCCAAGAGAGGAATGTTGGACAGTTGTTGACTCAGATTTCACAACAGACCAATGTAAGTTCATACAAATTATGTTTAGTATTGTTCTTTACAGGTTTTACAAACATCATAGTCCCAGTCTATAGTTTGTGTAATTCAGTTTATTGTTGATCAGTAGCTTTCTTACTGataagttattttgttttattttagtcgTCTAATTTGTTATTCTGTTTCATTCCCAAAGACTACTGACCCAACTGCAATCCGGACACAGGTGCTCAGAGGGCTTCCAATCATCCTGGGGACAATCCTTCAACCTTCTTCAAAGCAGGCTTTGTAAGTACACTCTTGTGTTCTTTTAGCCAAACGTCTCCTGGCACAGCTTCACCCACATGCAAGGTGCACAGAGAAGGTCAAGAGTTGATTGGACAGACGCCTGCAGTAAATAAAACGCTTTGAGGTTATAGGAAACAATAATCAACCTGGAAATGCACAAAATATATttggaaaaagaacaaaagaaaaataatatgaaaaataaaatatcaaaagGAATGCAAAGAAAGAATGTCTAAGTATAAAAGgaagtaataataacacaatTAGAATGGAATTAGAACCGGATCAAGTCTGAAAAATCACTTATACTGATCCAGTTCAAATTGCTTTTGACCCAATTAAATTGAAGGTACCACCCCTACATTTTGATTGGTGTATCGACGTTCCTTCCTATATTATGCTGCATATTTAAACGCTGGTTggttggttgttgtttttttgtttcaataACCCTGTCAATCTACTTATGAAGATTGTTTTATAGCACTTCCAAGTGTTCCCGAAGCCTCTATTCCactcttttcttttacatttcactaTGACACTCTCATGGTATCATGAttgaagtttatttttgtaacgAGTATTCTAATGATTATGTACTTTTGTTTTACAAGGAATCAGATGCTGATTTTTTCCGTGACCTTGACATCGGGATTCTTCTCACTGAGCGTGAAGAGGCTGTGCTCACATCTGCCCAGCATCCAAGTCCAACCTTGTTGAAAATTATCATTGAGGGAGAAGTCGTGATGGAAAACATCCAAGATCTGCCTAAAGCAATGTGCATTCTGTTTGGACTCACGTATGCACTCCATCTTAACTATCCTAAAAGTATGAAGCTGACCTTTCTGTTCATCCAACAGATTTTGCTCTCATTAGGCCACACTGACCTAAAGCCAAAGATACAATCTTTGAAAAATCAGCTTACAATGTAAAGTGATGTCATCTCTACTgtgacatgtttgttttttttcctcacctttTTGGTTCTGTAAAACAGCCCAACAAAAAGGCACAAAACGCAGAAACAGACACATTCAGCACCCAGTCAGAACAGTCCCATACAACAcctacaaacaaaaaacactacacataaacttctatacacacacacacacacacacacacttagatgCTTTAGAAGTGAGCAGAAGCATGTGACGTGAAAGTAAAAATTGAAGAGTTGTACCTGAAAGACAGACATTGTTTAAGTTGTTGCATCATAAGTCTTTGTAGATGGAGTTGGATATTGTTCTAATTAGAAAGTCTTTGTTAGTATGTCTGTTGACCTGCCTTAATGTAGGCAGATGGTGCAGATCCTGTTTGTAACAGGGAATTTTTGGgaattctgttttttgttggttGTTACATTCACCtaccacacaacacacacacattcaactaccacacaaacacacacacattcaactaccacacaaacacacacacattcaactaccacacaaacacacacacattcaactaCCACACAGACAAATTAACATTGGCTTTGTTGTggctttttcttaaaaataaaatgcattggAGCATttgaagattttgttttttttcctatccAACTTCATTGTAACAATGTTTTTTATAATTCataaaaaagttattttgttagaGGAAAATACAATCTAATTTTTTTAGTAAGTACCAGTAACAAGTAATATCTTGTTATTCAATAATTCTGactacacaaaaaaatatgaatatgaaaattCATGTTATATTAATACAGCTAAAAGTATTTAGTTTCAGCTTGTGTAAAAACGT contains:
- the LOC120432724 gene encoding uncharacterized protein LOC120432724, whose protein sequence is MATRDEMQAKEMTANQKMTMRVILTEADIRKVILHSRPSTVKDLITKLRESLGLQYNFSLQFQDPEFNNELCNLTDLQELPEKPTIKVLPVFDLVPVSSDDVFSDTSTADTEILSHSPQDRREPWPEFFDIPTFSVDVEYRLRQADLLFMSEGTHLKVSKELKHEILERLAESMYSYTAYPTAAQFESVATALINKHPCLQERGSVTRCCGWKNSLKHKMGNYRTKRRQSGCLDVAVNAGKRGRHSSDGQPANKRIKKAKKGEINYLPNFPDGFDQAALEEARKDLADEMQKRTPNGLLVKQKMDQTLL